One Gossypium raimondii isolate GPD5lz chromosome 3, ASM2569854v1, whole genome shotgun sequence genomic window carries:
- the LOC105797198 gene encoding uncharacterized protein LOC105797198 gives MELGELWAIFGPGVAGAVFGAGWWFWVDAVICSSVNVSFVHYLPGIFASIAALMFNCVRKEDIDYSPYDEGEWRLKLWLFFAYVVSFVSLAASVGLLIQDSLVKSGPSMWTGTAGILQCVFVLISGLIYWTCHSE, from the exons ATGGAGTTAGGGGAACTGTGGGCGATCTTCGGTCCCGGCGTCGCTGGCGCAGTGTTCGGTGCCGGCTGGTGGTTTTGGGTCGACGCCGTCATATGCAGCTCCGTCAATGTCTCTTTCGTCCACTATTTACCTG gaaTATTTGCTTCTATCGCGGCTTTGATGTTCAATTGCGTTAGGAAAGAGGATATTGATTACTCTCCTTATGATGAAGGCGAGTGGAG GTTGAAGCTCTGGCTTTTCTTTGCTTATGTTGTATCCTTTGTCTCACTAGCTGCTTCAGTTGGCCTCTTGATACAAGACTCACTAGTGAAATCTGGTCCTTCAATGTGGACGGGTACTGCAGGCATCTTACAGTGTGTGTTTGTCTTAATCAG TGGGCTGATATATTGGACTTGTCACTCAgaataa